One stretch of Streptomyces sp. R21 DNA includes these proteins:
- a CDS encoding condensation protein, whose product MTALAQPARDGTDGPARPPVRVPFPVVDEVARHCLQEEEPETVHIEVHLPGRLDPARLTSAFTEALRRHPRILMREAAGPWYRRRYEWELTAGPDVPVVTFPPPDRDALKHARDRALNNAPPLSASPPIRLEVVDEDNGSDGTVLFLTINHTALDGPACLRVLATAAELYGGRDNSPAAPPVRPPDAPEEQVDTPSGWAPPARVAHGSPEPSPGNGLLVTELTVPRRPKGAPYTVNDQLMAATALMIVHWNREHGAHPRPLRITMPVDDRPRGTDMPIGNGTRLVEVPFAPEELDPARMGELLRRTADRTRALKSLPRPQLGHGAAMLTAPVVPVAWRAAVTRGLRRAVAPWTSTTLLSNIGRIPYSLDFGSAAGRAHAVWFSAPARMPRGLTVTTASTAGRLHLALRWSRSLLSHGDGAHLRDLFEHYLHATEIS is encoded by the coding sequence ATGACCGCACTGGCACAGCCCGCCCGCGACGGCACGGACGGCCCCGCACGGCCCCCCGTGCGCGTGCCGTTCCCCGTCGTGGACGAGGTCGCCCGGCACTGCCTCCAGGAGGAGGAGCCGGAGACGGTCCACATCGAGGTCCACCTGCCGGGCCGTCTCGACCCCGCCCGCCTCACCTCGGCGTTCACCGAGGCCCTGCGCCGCCATCCGCGCATCCTCATGCGCGAGGCGGCCGGGCCCTGGTACCGGCGCCGCTACGAGTGGGAGCTGACCGCCGGTCCGGACGTGCCGGTGGTGACGTTCCCGCCGCCGGACCGGGACGCCCTCAAGCACGCCCGCGACCGCGCGCTGAACAACGCGCCACCACTGTCCGCGTCGCCGCCGATCCGCCTCGAAGTCGTCGACGAGGACAACGGGTCCGACGGCACCGTCCTCTTCCTCACCATCAACCACACCGCCCTGGACGGCCCCGCCTGTCTGCGTGTGCTGGCCACGGCGGCGGAGCTGTACGGCGGCCGTGACAACTCGCCCGCCGCGCCTCCGGTCCGTCCGCCCGACGCCCCCGAGGAGCAGGTGGACACCCCGTCCGGCTGGGCACCGCCCGCCCGTGTCGCCCACGGCTCCCCCGAACCCTCGCCGGGCAACGGCCTGCTCGTCACCGAGCTGACCGTCCCGCGCCGCCCCAAGGGCGCCCCGTACACGGTCAACGACCAACTCATGGCCGCCACCGCTTTGATGATCGTCCACTGGAACAGGGAGCACGGCGCCCACCCGCGCCCGCTGCGCATCACCATGCCGGTCGACGACCGGCCGCGGGGCACCGACATGCCCATCGGCAACGGCACCCGGCTCGTCGAAGTCCCCTTCGCCCCCGAGGAGTTGGACCCGGCCCGGATGGGCGAGCTGCTGCGCCGCACGGCGGACCGCACCCGCGCCCTCAAGTCCCTCCCGCGGCCCCAACTCGGCCACGGAGCAGCCATGCTGACCGCCCCCGTGGTCCCCGTCGCCTGGCGCGCCGCCGTCACCCGGGGCCTGCGCAGGGCGGTCGCCCCCTGGACGTCGACCACGCTCCTGAGCAACATCGGCCGCATCCCGTACAGCCTCGACTTCGGCAGCGCCGCCGGGCGCGCCCACGCGGTCTGGTTCTCGGCGCCGGCCCGCATGCCGCGCGGCCTGACGGTGACGACCGCCTCCACGGCGGGCCGCCTCCACCTCGCCCTGCGCTGGTCCCGCAGCCTGCTCAGCCACGGCGACGGCGCCCACCTCCGCGACCTCTTCGAGCACTATCTGCACGCGACGGAGATCTCATGA
- a CDS encoding Trm112 family protein: protein MNHDDPLLKILACPLDKGPLHLLVPESSLKEDEALYNPRLHRRYPIVDGIPQLLPSSGEQVTEDEHEELLKRMAP from the coding sequence ATGAACCACGACGACCCGCTGCTGAAGATCCTGGCCTGCCCGCTGGACAAGGGGCCGCTGCATCTTCTCGTACCGGAGAGCTCGCTGAAGGAGGACGAGGCGCTGTACAACCCGCGCCTGCACCGCCGCTATCCGATCGTCGACGGCATCCCGCAGCTGCTGCCGTCCTCCGGCGAGCAGGTCACGGAGGACGAGCACGAAGAACTGCTCAAGCGGATGGCTCCATGA
- a CDS encoding alpha-(1->3)-arabinofuranosyltransferase family protein codes for MTTTVQAPPPAAVPTARATAGPPEGPRSRRWLVGFWAVVFVLFLVVHPGRQTFDTKLGVALDPWQFLSDLGQLWHDRAGFGGIQDQYVGYAWPMLPFYGLCKLIHLPVWLAERLWLSLIVSVAFWGALRLAERLRVGSGASRLLAAVAYALWPVFTIVVGSTSAAALPGAFLPWVLLPLVDERYTARVAAFRSALFIPFMGGVNAAATLASLLPVGLYLLSRPRGPRRRKLITWWVPGVVLATAWWVIPLLMLGIYGENFLPYVETSQTTTATMSATESLRGAGNWVAYLHFGEAWLPAGWTVASSVIVIVCSALAAGLGLAGLARRDMPERRWLVLTVLSVALITLAGYGGSFGAPFHGVVQDWLNGGLVPFRNIYKFQTGLALALVLGLAHLVGVAAEERGARRVRGRRLAPLIAAILVLPGLAWPYLNGSILNPGSFQKLPTYWETTADWLKKYSPDSRALVVPATAHGIYTWGSPIDQPLDVLADSRWAQRDYVPFGTPGNRRAMDAVEQSLMTGGQVPGLADYLSRAGLYYVVVRNDLDPDQIGYVPTATVKRTLEQSGYQRVTGFGPVMTGGRIANDTPMQVEGLYPRQRAVEIYEPTGQGVPRPGQAGLKPIADTAVVSGGPESLLPLSADPSMRGRATVLTGDNHPGLGTPEVQVVGDGLRRADTRFGLVNSNTSYTYTSGERNPSDSAQDAGKKPHQILPMKGIDHQTVAELRGARSVTASSSGNWLFQLPQYDPVNAFDGNPNTAWAEGAAGSANGQWLRIRFNGSIDMPSSFKVTPLAQGGVRSAPTRVRVETEKGSTSSFLEPNGMTQRIKARPGSTSWMKITITESVARHTGLTGAGFSEIDLPDVQVTRMLRLPTDAAGSDASAEIVSLHRTADPTGLSPTGTEAGLHRRFSTSTSGTYDVKASAVPIPGEELDKLLYEVAPDQEHRITATADSTAGLGAGLSARNLTDGDLTTAWIAGDRPTIHLSWPDKQAVSSIVLAPAGGLATRPTEVDISSPDGAAIAGVDDNGWVRFDPITTDHLDITITKTAPLTVHNPVADDDLQLPVGLTEAYIPALDQYRTPQPSATRTFTLPCGKGPDLAVDGKLYQTSAKGTIKDLVERRAIELTLCQEGRADAQLDLPEGSHRVEAGDAGPLTVTDVTLTSGTVSADASAGARELKIRDWLGDRREVTVGSGAASYLTTYENYNDGWKATLNGHELTPVRLDGWQQGWRVPSGAGGTVKLSYEPSTTYEAGLIGGGVAVAALAGLVLWRRRSPNPDVPQPLPPDAGLWLGTVALTLVGIVIAGFFALLVPALALLARKRHTLLVPIAFLALAGAGIAAATGAGSPVSADEGAFGPVAQLLALIGLFAALVSVREPVAPDAAGTTAQFASPPGLSVGAPPGSEAPTQQLPQRRRGESEGPGSSPGAAAGSGLASSTTISARGPEPDPPTARIGFRKPRFRATPPEPDDTPDRPGETREPGSGTDPSTGTDTSTGTDKEKGQPT; via the coding sequence GGCGGAGCGGCTGTGGCTGTCGCTCATCGTGTCCGTGGCGTTCTGGGGCGCCCTGCGGCTGGCGGAGCGGCTGCGTGTCGGCAGCGGCGCCTCCCGGCTGCTCGCGGCCGTGGCATACGCGCTGTGGCCGGTGTTCACGATCGTCGTCGGCTCGACCTCGGCGGCCGCGCTGCCCGGCGCCTTCCTCCCCTGGGTGCTGCTGCCGCTCGTCGACGAGCGCTACACCGCCCGTGTCGCCGCCTTCCGCTCGGCGCTGTTCATCCCCTTCATGGGCGGTGTGAACGCGGCAGCGACCCTGGCCTCCCTGCTGCCGGTGGGGCTGTATCTGCTGTCCCGGCCGCGCGGGCCACGGCGGCGCAAGCTGATCACCTGGTGGGTGCCCGGCGTCGTCCTGGCGACCGCCTGGTGGGTCATCCCGCTGCTGATGCTCGGCATCTACGGCGAGAACTTCCTTCCCTACGTGGAGACTTCACAGACGACCACGGCCACCATGTCGGCGACGGAGTCGCTGCGCGGAGCCGGCAACTGGGTCGCGTATCTGCACTTCGGCGAGGCGTGGCTGCCGGCCGGCTGGACCGTCGCGTCCTCGGTGATCGTGATCGTCTGCTCGGCACTCGCGGCCGGGCTCGGCCTCGCGGGCCTCGCGAGACGGGACATGCCCGAGCGCCGCTGGCTGGTGCTGACGGTCCTGTCGGTCGCTCTCATCACCCTTGCCGGGTACGGCGGTTCGTTCGGCGCGCCCTTCCACGGCGTCGTCCAGGACTGGCTGAACGGCGGTCTCGTCCCCTTCCGCAACATCTACAAGTTCCAGACGGGCCTGGCCCTCGCCCTGGTGCTCGGCCTCGCACATCTGGTGGGCGTCGCCGCCGAGGAGCGCGGGGCCCGCCGGGTGCGCGGGCGCCGCCTCGCCCCGCTGATCGCGGCGATCCTGGTGCTGCCCGGCCTCGCCTGGCCGTACCTCAACGGGTCGATCCTGAACCCGGGTTCGTTCCAGAAGCTCCCCACCTACTGGGAGACCACCGCCGACTGGCTGAAGAAGTACTCCCCCGACTCCCGCGCCCTCGTCGTCCCCGCCACCGCGCACGGCATCTACACCTGGGGCTCCCCCATCGACCAGCCCCTCGACGTCCTCGCCGACTCCCGCTGGGCGCAGCGCGACTACGTGCCGTTCGGCACCCCGGGCAACCGGCGGGCCATGGACGCGGTCGAGCAGTCACTGATGACGGGCGGCCAAGTACCGGGTCTGGCCGACTACTTGAGCCGCGCCGGCCTCTATTACGTCGTCGTCCGCAACGATCTCGACCCCGACCAGATCGGCTACGTCCCGACCGCGACCGTGAAGCGCACCCTGGAGCAGTCGGGGTACCAGCGGGTCACCGGTTTCGGGCCGGTGATGACCGGCGGGCGTATCGCCAACGACACGCCGATGCAGGTCGAGGGCCTGTATCCGCGCCAGCGCGCCGTGGAGATCTACGAGCCGACCGGCCAGGGCGTGCCCCGGCCAGGCCAGGCCGGGCTGAAGCCGATCGCGGACACCGCCGTGGTCTCCGGCGGCCCCGAGTCGCTGCTGCCGCTGTCCGCCGACCCGTCGATGCGGGGCCGGGCCACCGTACTGACCGGCGACAACCATCCCGGCCTCGGCACGCCCGAGGTGCAGGTGGTCGGCGACGGGCTGCGGCGCGCCGACACCCGCTTCGGGCTGGTCAACTCCAACACGTCGTACACGTACACGTCCGGCGAGCGAAACCCCTCCGACAGCGCGCAGGACGCGGGGAAGAAGCCGCACCAGATCCTGCCGATGAAGGGCATCGACCACCAGACGGTGGCCGAACTGCGCGGCGCCCGCTCGGTGACCGCGTCCTCCAGTGGCAACTGGCTGTTCCAACTGCCGCAGTACGACCCCGTGAACGCCTTCGACGGCAACCCGAACACCGCGTGGGCGGAGGGCGCGGCGGGCTCGGCGAACGGGCAGTGGCTGCGGATCCGGTTCAACGGGTCGATCGACATGCCGTCGTCGTTCAAGGTCACGCCGCTGGCCCAGGGCGGTGTGCGGTCGGCGCCGACCCGGGTGCGGGTGGAGACGGAGAAGGGGTCGACGAGCAGTTTCCTCGAACCCAACGGCATGACGCAGCGCATCAAGGCCCGTCCTGGGTCGACGAGTTGGATGAAGATCACGATCACCGAATCCGTCGCCCGGCACACCGGCCTCACGGGCGCGGGCTTCTCCGAGATCGACCTCCCGGACGTCCAGGTGACCCGGATGCTGCGGCTGCCGACCGACGCCGCGGGCTCCGACGCCTCCGCCGAGATCGTCTCGCTGCACCGCACCGCCGACCCCACCGGGCTCTCCCCGACGGGCACGGAGGCGGGCCTGCACCGCCGGTTCTCGACGTCGACGTCGGGCACGTACGACGTGAAGGCGAGCGCGGTCCCGATCCCGGGCGAGGAACTCGACAAGCTGCTCTACGAGGTGGCCCCCGACCAGGAGCACCGGATCACCGCGACCGCCGACTCCACGGCGGGACTCGGCGCGGGCCTGTCGGCGCGCAACCTCACCGACGGCGACCTGACGACGGCGTGGATCGCGGGCGACCGGCCGACGATCCACCTCAGCTGGCCGGACAAGCAGGCGGTCTCCTCGATCGTGCTGGCTCCGGCGGGCGGTCTGGCCACCCGGCCGACCGAGGTGGACATCAGCTCCCCGGACGGCGCGGCGATCGCCGGAGTCGACGACAACGGCTGGGTCCGCTTCGACCCCATCACGACCGACCACCTCGACATCACCATCACCAAGACGGCGCCGCTGACCGTGCACAACCCGGTCGCGGACGACGACCTGCAACTGCCCGTAGGCCTGACCGAGGCCTACATCCCCGCCCTCGACCAGTACCGCACCCCCCAGCCCTCGGCCACCCGCACGTTCACGCTCCCGTGCGGGAAGGGCCCGGATCTCGCGGTCGACGGGAAGCTGTACCAGACGAGCGCGAAGGGGACCATCAAGGATCTCGTGGAGCGGCGGGCGATCGAGCTGACGCTCTGCCAGGAAGGGCGTGCGGACGCCCAGTTGGATCTCCCCGAGGGTTCGCACCGGGTCGAGGCCGGGGACGCGGGCCCGCTGACGGTGACCGACGTGACGCTCACCAGCGGCACGGTCAGCGCGGACGCGAGCGCCGGGGCACGCGAGTTGAAGATACGGGACTGGCTGGGCGACCGCCGCGAGGTGACGGTCGGCTCCGGCGCCGCCTCGTACCTGACGACGTACGAGAACTACAACGACGGCTGGAAGGCCACGCTGAACGGCCATGAGCTCACGCCGGTACGGCTGGACGGCTGGCAGCAGGGCTGGCGTGTCCCGTCCGGCGCGGGCGGCACCGTCAAGCTCTCCTACGAGCCCTCGACGACGTACGAGGCCGGGCTGATCGGCGGCGGAGTCGCGGTGGCGGCGCTCGCGGGCCTCGTCCTGTGGCGGCGCCGCTCGCCCAACCCGGACGTGCCGCAGCCGCTGCCGCCCGACGCCGGGCTGTGGCTCGGCACGGTCGCGCTCACCCTCGTCGGCATCGTGATCGCGGGCTTCTTCGCCCTGCTCGTCCCGGCGCTGGCCCTGCTCGCCCGGAAACGGCACACCCTGCTCGTACCGATCGCCTTCCTCGCGCTCGCGGGGGCGGGGATCGCGGCGGCGACGGGGGCCGGGTCGCCGGTGTCCGCGGACGAGGGCGCGTTCGGGCCGGTGGCCCAACTCCTGGCGCTGATCGGGCTGTTCGCGGCGCTGGTGAGTGTGCGGGAGCCGGTGGCGCCCGATGCCGCCGGGACGACGGCACAGTTCGCGTCGCCACCGGGGCTGTCCGTGGGGGCGCCGCCCGGGTCGGAGGCGCCGACCCAGCAGCTGCCGCAGCGGCGGCGCGGGGAGAGCGAGGGGCCGGGCTCATCACCGGGTGCCGCCGCGGGGTCCGGGCTCGCCTCCAGCACCACCATCTCCGCGCGCGGCCCGGAGCCCGACCCGCCGACGGCACGCATCGGGTTCCGCAAGCCGAGGTTCAGAGCGACACCACCGGAGCCGGACGACACTCCCGACAGGCCCGGCGAGACGCGGGAACCCGGCAGCGGCACGGACCCGAGCACGGGAACCGACACGAGTACGGGAACGGACAAGGAGAAGGGCCAGCCCACATGA
- a CDS encoding class I SAM-dependent methyltransferase produces MTTTAPVRRELRDFYEDPAVPVASGTPRSVRQARMLAAALGPATRGAKTVLDIGCGDGTAAATAAPFLAGHRLVGVDWSQDALRRAHARLPYAVRGELTDGGLPFATAAADAVLFSEVIEHLVDPDAALDEIRRVLRPGGHLMLSTPNLAAWYNRALLLAGVQPVFSEVSLRAIHGRPGKEVVGHLRLYTARALREFVAASGFEVVRLRGAPFHGVPRPLRPLDHLACALPSASSILLLHARRT; encoded by the coding sequence ATGACGACGACAGCCCCCGTACGAAGGGAGCTGCGCGACTTCTACGAGGACCCCGCCGTCCCCGTCGCGTCCGGCACCCCCCGCAGTGTGCGCCAGGCGCGCATGCTGGCCGCCGCGCTCGGCCCGGCCACGCGCGGCGCGAAGACCGTCCTCGACATCGGCTGCGGCGACGGCACCGCGGCCGCCACCGCCGCGCCCTTCCTCGCCGGGCACCGGCTCGTCGGCGTCGACTGGTCCCAGGACGCGCTCCGACGCGCCCACGCCCGCCTGCCGTACGCCGTGCGAGGTGAACTCACCGACGGCGGGCTGCCGTTCGCGACCGCGGCGGCCGACGCGGTGCTGTTCAGCGAGGTGATCGAGCACCTCGTGGACCCGGACGCCGCGCTGGACGAGATCCGCCGCGTGCTGCGCCCCGGCGGCCATCTCATGCTCTCCACCCCGAACCTGGCCGCCTGGTACAACCGGGCTCTGCTGCTCGCGGGCGTCCAGCCCGTCTTCTCCGAGGTGAGCCTGCGCGCGATCCACGGCCGCCCCGGGAAGGAGGTCGTCGGCCATCTGCGGCTCTACACCGCCCGCGCGCTACGGGAGTTCGTGGCCGCGTCGGGCTTCGAGGTCGTACGGCTGCGGGGGGCGCCCTTCCACGGTGTGCCGCGTCCGCTGCGCCCACTGGACCACCTGGCCTGCGCACTGCCGTCGGCCTCATCGATCCTGCTCCTGCACGCGCGGAGGACCTAG